From a single Helicovermis profundi genomic region:
- a CDS encoding ArsR/SmtB family transcription factor — translation MNHLLRVFKALSDETRLRVMILLKQKKLCVYEICEILDLPQSKVSKHLSKLKDLDFVSSERKEQYMYYSLKLIDPILCDLIDDIILNITKYPQIKKDKDNLLNRVNNSDIVNLDTK, via the coding sequence ATGAACCATTTACTAAGAGTATTTAAAGCTTTATCAGATGAAACAAGACTTAGAGTTATGATATTACTAAAACAAAAAAAATTGTGTGTTTATGAAATTTGTGAAATACTTGATTTACCTCAATCTAAAGTATCAAAGCATTTATCAAAGTTAAAAGATCTAGATTTTGTTTCTTCTGAAAGAAAAGAACAATATATGTATTATTCTCTCAAGTTGATTGATCCTATTTTATGCGATTTAATTGATGATATAATTTTAAATATTACAAAATATCCTCAAATAAAAAAAGATAAAGATAATCTACTTAATCGAGTAAATAACTCTGATATTGTTAATTTAGATACAAAATGA